The following are encoded together in the Triticum dicoccoides isolate Atlit2015 ecotype Zavitan chromosome 6B, WEW_v2.0, whole genome shotgun sequence genome:
- the LOC119325782 gene encoding uncharacterized protein LOC119325782: MACVNMYNPDGGAVAFGGGQPGPRISFSSDFSMEPPPPVQNRAMGLRCQEEDQNFEFSVGSHPMMAADQLFSKGRILPFKVEGGCPASTLRDELRAGPADDDRASTPKGSSRWREMLGLRKSLCVGGGVASNAAAAKKSDKVVAVDADAKIATDMAAPKQEP, translated from the exons ATGGCATGCGTTAACATGTACAACCCGGACGGCGGCGCGGTGGCGTTCGGCGGCGGGCAGCCGGGCCCGCGCATCTCCTTCTCCAGCGACTTCTccatggagccgccgccgccggtgcaGAACCGCGCCATGGGCCTGCGGTGCCAGGAGGAGGACCAGAACTTCGAGTTCTCCGTGGGCAGCCACCCCATGATGGCCGCCGACCAGCTCTTCTCCAAGGGCAGGATCCTCCCCTTCAAGGTCGAGGGGGGATGCCCGGCCTCCACGCTCCGCGACGAGCTCCGTGCTGGCCCCGCCGACGACGACAGGGCATCCACGCCCAAGGGGTCCAGCCGGTGGAGGGAGATGCTCGGCCTCCGGAAGTCGCTCTGCGTCGGCGGCGGCGTCGCCAGTAATGCCGCGGCCGCCAAGAAGAGCGACAAGGTCGTCGCCGTCGACGCCGACGCCAAGATAGCCACCGACATGGCCGCGCCCAAGCAG GAGCCATGA